The genomic region aaaaaaaaagtgattcatAACAGAACCTGAGACACAGAGAGATTTCTGAAGAGGACAAGAGACGATATGGAACacagaaaactaaaaaatcagGTACGAccctttcttttcctcttcaCTCATATGGGACCCATATACCTACCCatctatttaaatttatttatttgtttttgtttctgggAAAAGGATGAGGATGATAATGGTGGTGGAAACGACAAAGAAAGTCAGAAAGATCTTTCAATGACTAAAGTGCCCACCTTGGGAGGTACCACCGTTCACTGGTCCAAATGGAAGCTCAAGTATGAGTTTCTAATCAAAACCCATGTTGTAATTAAGAGAGATTAGTAAGTACATTGCGTAACTTTGTTTGTATCTGTTATAGGATCATTGTGATAGTTGCATTGACACTTCTTACGAGTTCACAAGGCATACTTATTGTGTGGTCAAAGATAAATGGCAAGTACGAGTATAGTGTTACCACTTGTAATTTTATGGTAAGCATAATTatcattttcaaataaaaataataatttttttaattaccaaTTTATGTTTCAAGTGTAATTTATATGTAACTTTCAATTTGGTAGGTCTCAGGTTCAAAATCTTAGCTATCAAATGAATAGatatatgtcatttttttaggtaatCAAAGAAATGGGTATTAATTTATTTCGTCTTTTATTGAATTAGGTAGAAGCATTGAAATGCGGACTATCAATCTTAGCATTGGCAAGAATGTGGAGAATTGAAGGTTTTACTAAAGATAACAGGTTTTCAGTGTTTGTTTTTATGCTAATTTTCTTAAAACTTGTGATTTAGGGTAGGTTTGGTTCATTGAATGTAGATTATATTAGGAATAATAATCTTTATTACTAGGAATAGAAGATattgtaatggaataactattactatccataagtttggttgttaTGCATAAAAAGCTTGTAAAAGATGATGTATAAGGAAACTATATagttttggaaatatattaattttaaaagctATTATATGtactaaggaataactattacatccATTTTAAAGGGGAATGACTATTCTTTAATTCAAAGAATAGTTATTTAACTGTGTTTATTTTCCAATGTACTCAGTTTGacacttttattaataatatttttacgttatctatgtaaaaaaaaaaactgtgtttaTATTTTAAGTCTACAGGCTTATTCCAATCATATCTATCTATTTATCCCAAATATCGGTATTCCGTGGGTCTTGCCTAGCTCTATGGCGGAactattattttgttgaaatcatTGGCATGGGAAACATGATTaagatatttgaaatttaattccAAGATGCTTGATGCGGACTATATGGACGGAATGTAATTGTTGGTCCTTTGAAGATTCTGAGAAGTCTTTGGTTGAGTTAAAAGGCTTATGCTTGAGAAGTCTTGTTGATTGGTCTCGGTGCTAGGGTTTTACAAATTGTTCTTCTATTGTTCAGTTTATTTCCTCTCTTATTTTAGTCTCTTGAttgctttcttttgtgttctgtTTGTGCTTTACTGTGTTCATCTTTATGAACACattgtatgtttctttttcattttttcatcaATAATAGTTCTtatattacctataaaaaaaaattattgtttcttgttCTGCCTTTTGTCTAGGTTGAGTACAACATTGGATGAAGTTATTGTATACCCCATTCCTGCATTACTTTACCTAGTCAAAAATCTGCTCCAGGTTAGTTGTGGTAAGCATGTTACAATTCCATCGTTATTCTTGCTTGCTGAAATTTGATTAATGTGTattctttgtttttatgttgCAGTACTACATCCTTGAGCATTTGGATGCCCCGCTTTATCAGATACTGAAGAATCTGAATATTATTAGCACTGGCATTTTGTATCGAATTATACTTAAGAAGAAGTAAGTCCTTAACATCATTtacattggattttttttttttcattccatcATGGAAAATGTTTGCAAAAGCCCCTTAACAGATGCAATGAAGAAGGAAGAGTCATAATAATTCATTTGGTTTACATGTCATCTTGTTGATACTGTTAGAAATATTTAATGTTAAGAATGTTGGCccaaataagagaaaaagatcaagcaaatttgttttttttttcccccttttttctttgtctAGTTTAGAAATTCAAGAACATATTGGGAATGTGAAAAGCACCATGGGCATGAACATATGTACTAATTCAGCTGCTCTTGGGCTACGTGTCTGAGGATGGAGAGTCAAAGATAAAGGAAAAAgctaatttaaacaaattaagaatttaagCCAAACCAATTAGGATggcaaattttttattgagcTTTGTGTTTCAATTATATATTCTTTCAGGTTAAGCAATATTCAATGGGCGGCTCTCATTCAACTATGTGCTGGGTGCAGTGTAActcaattaaaaacaaagtaaGTTTGCTCAAACATCTTATTTGTAAACTGTTTTAGACTTAGTTGcttgtgttttgagttttgaaatgtTGACCATAAAGATACTATTGGAATTGTCGCATGTACAATCCATACTGATGGATGTGTACTTCATGTCTATAGTATGGGACAAGATGTAGTCTGCCaatgaatgaaatattatttactaaatCTTATATCACTTTTAGGAAGTGATGATATCTTGGTGCATGTAGCCATGTCTTGACAAGTAGGAATTAGTGAACATCATTTCTAACTATATTATTTGTATAATCTTTCCTAGAAATTCAATATTTGTCTACTTTCAAATTATTATCTGTGCCTTAGAAAATGACATTGTTTTTGCAGTTCTGATGCTGTTTTTCATACTTCTGTTGAAGGTTGGGTGATGGTCATTGTGAGTGAACCAAAATTTTTGACACTCTTAAAAcaacaatgaagaaaaaagaaaaaacattttatagCTTAAGGTTCTTGTTATCATAATGGGGGTGATTTCTTTGCAGGTCATGGCACTCTTTAGTGGTTTTGCAGGAGTGTACACCGAGGTGAGTTTTTTAAGTACATAGTTTGCACTCTAGTTCTTCAGAACTACAATTCATATCTGTCATTTACTGTTTGAATCCTAACCCAACATAACTTGATCAATGATTTGGTTGAATTTTGCTAATTGATGGATTTTGTTCCGCAGagttaaaaaagtgaaaactcTTATTAGAGTGATCTAGATAACTGTTCTGTTAATTATCTTGCTTATGATTTTCACAGGTAATACTGAAAAAGCATCCTTCAAGAAACATAAACGTGCAAAATTTCTGGCTGTACATCTTTGGTATGGTGTTTAGTGCTGTTGCTATAGTGATCCAAGATTTTGATATGGTGGTGAACATGTAATTCCATCATTTGTCTCTGTTTCCAATTCTCTTAGAAGTTGaatattcttcttttctgattAGAACTGAAGGTTTAGTTTAAAAGTTACTGTTTCTTTTGTTCAGGAGATTCTTCTATGGATACTCATCTATTACAGTTATCATGATTCTCAACCAAGCACTAAGGTATCTTTATATCttatttgatttcataaatgtaGCTTATTAGCATACTTTAGCTTTGTGTTTATCGTAAATTTCTCACTcttagtcatttttttaataagtaagaaAAATGTATATTCAAAAAGTTGCTTTATGCAAAAAGACATAAAGCAAGCTGAGATTATGGAAAccaatagaaaaacaaaacaaagaaagaaattaattacaaagaagaagagaactGATGAACGaagagagagaatcactagaTGTGAATCTCCAAGTCCTAGACTAGTAAAAAAGAGAATCGCTCAATAAAGCAAGCAATTGGTCATCAAATCTATTCAAGTCCTCAAAGTCCGATGATTAAGCTCCCTCCAtccctccaaatacaccacatcaaacccaatggaactaaattccaaatgtataatgaatGCTTACCCAACCAATTCTAccaactaaaaagaaaatttgtaacCGAACTAGGAAAAACCCAAGAAACCCCAAAAGTTCTAAAGACAAAGCTCCGCCACCGCTTCTCATAATGAAGTAGTAAATGGTCCATTGTCTCCCCACAACAACGATACATAATGCACCAGTCAACAAAATGAAAACCCTACTTCACAAGTTATCTTATCCCAAGTATCAAAAATTTCCAATCCATGTTTGCAAAAAAGGAAAACGAATGTAGAAGGCTATGAATTGCTTGCTATGACCCCCCCACCCCTCTTCCTTCCCCCACCATCACTGCCTCATCCATGTTCTACAAAGCTTCCTACTCATTCTCTACCCCTCGCTGCCAAGCCTTTTCCTAAACTTGAGGTGCTTAAGGGGAAATCACATGTTTTTCGGATAGAttcaaaaactttttctttggtttttgatGGTGGCAGATTTGATTCTTTTTCCATTACAGAACTTCGGGGTATCTTTCATGGTTCTATTTGTATGGGTTGTTTGGGCTTGGACTGGATTATTGCATGCTTATCTGAATTGGgggatttgatttttaaaaaaagtcaaatgaATTTGCTCTTTTTTATTCTGGCAGGCATACACGTGCTTTTAAAGTTAAATGGACTTAAGCcccatttttctttaaaaatattagCTGATTTGGTAGGTGCTGAAAAGCGTAAAGTGGTTTAGGCTGAGAAAGTTAAGCCCACAACCCATTAGTCCTATCATTCTGAGTGGGCCTATCCCAGAGGTTATGATTAAAGAGGGGCCACCGAGGGCCGACATAACCTCTGGTCTGGTTTCCGATGTCTCTCGGAAAGTTGAGCTTAAAGTTATCTCTCCGACTAAAGATAATCCAAGTGTTGATGTTGTTTCTCCGGCAAAATCGGTGGGTGAGGAGTTGGTTGACATGCTTCGATGCAATAATTTAATGGGTCCTAAACTTTTCTCTCCTCTTGATGTTTTGGATTCTGACCCAAGTGGGGAGTTAGAGACTTTGGGTTTTGGAGAGGAGGATTGTCATTCCTGGAAAGGTGGTCCTTTAGCCCTGTGTGATCCCAATGAAGCTTTGGTTTTGTTTGTAGAGGAGCGTGCAACAGATGATGGTTTTCTGGAGGTGGTTTTAGAGCCATCGGTTTGGGTGAAAATGATGATCAAGGTTTTTGGCAAGTATGTGGGTTTTCCTATTGACTCTTGTGAGAGTcattgcattgtttttttttcacaaaactgGAGAAATTTTGGGAAGAAAAAATTGCAGTTGTCAATTCTAGTAGGACAGGGAATAAAAGTAAGAAATGTATGAGGGAATTAAGGAGTTTAGTCTCTTCCATTAATTATGATAGAAAGGCTGGTACAAACTCTAAAGGTAGTTTGAAATTCATTGGGTTGGGCTCAGATCAGTATCCATGAATTTGAAAATCCTATCTTGGAATGTGAGGGgtttaaataattttcataagaGGGTTATTGTGAAAAATTTGCTTAAGGAGTGGAAAGGTGATGTTATTTGTTTACAGGAAACCAAATTGGACAGTACAAACTCTACCGTTGTAAAAAGTTTTTGGGGCAATCCATTTGTAGATTGGGCAGTTTTGGATGCAATTCACACTGCTAGGGGTATTTGGTTGGCATGGGATAGGAGGGTGTTTGAGAAAGTTGATCATTTTGTTGGTAGATTTTCTGTTTCTGTTTTGTTGAAGGGAGTGGTAGACGGTTTTGAATGGGTATGTTTGGGGGTGTATAGTCCATCTAATGACAGTGCTAGGAATGATATGTGGGTGGAACTTGATTCTATAAGATTGCGGTGGAGTTCGGCCTGGTGTTTGATTGGTGATTTTAACATCATCAGATATCCAGTAGAGAGGCTTGGTTGTAACTCTTTTAGCTCAGCCATGTTTAAATTCTCTGACTTTATTGAGAAACATAATCTGGTTGATCTGCCTTTGGAGGGAGGTGATTACACCTGGTTTTGTGATTTTAATAATCCTTCCATGTCCAGAATTGATAGGGCTTTGATTTCAGCTGACTGGGAGGATTACTTTTTGGATGTGACACAGAAGTCTCTTCCTCGAGTGTTGTCAAATCATTGTCCTATTTTAGTGGATGCAAGAGGTATGTTGAGAGGGAAGAGtgcttttaaatttgaaaatatatggtTGAAATTGGAGGGTTTTATGGATCACGTTTAGCAGTGGTGGAGGGGTTATCACTTTGTCGGGCCTCCAAGTTATGTTTAAGCTTGTAAATTGAAGGCTTTGAAAGGTGATTTTAAGCATTGGAATAAGCATGTGTTTGGGGATGTGGCTTTTAGGAAGAAATGTCTTTTGACTGAGTTGTTGGAACTTGATATGAGAGAAAAGCTGCAAGTTTTGTCTCTAGAAGAACTGTAATCAAAGCTGATATCGAGCATTTAGCTTCTTTGGAGGAAATTTCTTGGAACAAAAATCCAAAGCCTTGTTCATAAAAGAGGGGGATAATAATATTCGGTTTTTCCATAGGTTGGCTAACTCACATAGGCGAACCAATCAAATTAGGGGAGTGGAAGTTGAGGGTGTGCTTTATGAGGATGACAGGGTGGTTCAAGCTCAAGTGGTGGAATTTTATAAGAATCTATATCAAGAGCTTGAATCTTGGAGACCTACTATTAATGGCCTACAATTTGCTTGTTTGGATGAGTCTGAGAGACTATCTTTAGAGAGGTAGTTTGATAAGGAGGAGATTCTTGCAGATTTaaaagaggttgaaggtgataAGGCACCTGGCCTAGATGGTTatactatgtttttttttccaaaagtgTTGGAGTGTGGTAAAAGAAGATGTTATGGctttttttgtggattttcATAGAACTTGCATCTTTGAAAAATCCCTTAATGCCACTTTCTTATGTTTGATTCCTAAGAAGACCAATGCTATTAACATTAAGGACTTTTGTCCTATTAGCCTTGTGGGTAGTTTGTATAAGCTGCTATCAAAAGTGTTGGCACATAGGCTTTGTTGTGTTTTGGATAAACTTATATCAAATTCTCAGAATTCTTTTGTTGGGGGGAGACAAATTCTTGATTCCATTCTCATTGCTAATGAATGTTTGGATAGTAGAATGAAGAGTGGTATTCAAGGTGTGATTGTCAAGTTGGATATTGAGAAggcttatgatcatgtgaattgggatgCTTTGTTTTATCTCATGGAAAGGATGAGTTTTGGAGAGAAGTGGGGGAGGTGCATGAAGTTTTGTGTTTCTACAATTCGATTTTCAGTTCTTGTTAATGATTCTATAGTGGGTTTTTTTGGTAGTACTCGAGGCCTTTGCTAAGGGGAATCCTTGTCTCCACTTCTTTTCCTGTTGGTGATGGAAGTTTTGACTAGGCTAttgaaaagaatagaagagggAGGCTTTATTAGGGGTTTTCAAGCGAATTCTCGATCACAAGGAGGTTTGCATATTTCTCATCTTTTTGCTGATGACACTATCCGTTTTTGTTATGCAACTAGGGaactacttttatatatttgaaTGGTGCTGATTTTCTTTAAGGCTATCACGGCTTGAAAGTTAATATTGGTAAGAGTGAGATTGTTCTAGTGGGGGTGGTAGGGAGGTTGGATACTCTGGCTGGTGTCTTAGGTTGCAATGTTGGTAGGCTACCCATGATTTACTTTGGTATGCCTCTTGGAGCTCATTTTAAGGATCCATCAATTTAGAATCCTATTATAGAAAATATGGAGAATAAGCTTTCTGGTTGGAAATGtttatatttgtcaaaaggGGGTAGATTAACTTTATTGAAAAGTACCCTTTCAAGCTTTCGCACCTATTTCTTATCCTTGCTTACTATCCCTCCAGCTATGGCAGACAGATTAGAAAGGA from Castanea sativa cultivar Marrone di Chiusa Pesio chromosome 11, ASM4071231v1 harbors:
- the LOC142614756 gene encoding CMP-sialic acid transporter 2-like; protein product: MEHRKLKNQDEDDNGGGNDKESQKDLSMTKVPTLGGTTVHWSKWKLKIIVIVALTLLTSSQGILIVWSKINGKYEYSVTTCNFMVEALKCGLSILALARMWRIEGFTKDNRLSTTLDEVIVYPIPALLYLVKNLLQYYILEHLDAPLYQILKNLNIISTGILYRIILKKKLSNIQWAALIQLCAGCSVTQLKTNSDAVFHTSVEGWVMVIVMALFSGFAGVYTEVILKKHPSRNINVQNFWLYIFGMVFSAVAIVIQDFDMVVNMRFFYGYSSITVIMILNQALSGLAVSMVMKYADNIVKVYSTSVAMLVTAVISYYLFGFHLTYGFSLGSVIVVVSVYIHAVGKQR